In Hyphomicrobiales bacterium, the sequence AGTCCGGCGAAGCTCATGCCGGCGGCGCGCAGGGTCCAGGGCGCGATCTCGGTCAGCGAGATCCGCACCGCCGGCCAGTTGAAGCCCCAGAGCAGCCCCAACAGGGGAACGAGCAGCAGTGCCCTGCCCGATCGCCCCGCGTCCTCCCGGACGCGCGGCGATTCCGTTCCTTGCTTCAGCATCGGGTACTCCGAAAACCGATTCCCACTTTTCGGCCCGATGCCCGGGCCTCGCTCACCCCTCGATGCTTTCGAGGCCGCACCATTCGGCGACGAAGAGCGCCATGGCGCCGGTGATGCGCTTCACCGAGGCGAGGCTGACGCGCTCGTCGAAGGCGTGGATGTTCTCGCCCATCGGGCCGTAGCACAGCGCCGGAATCTTGTCGTAGAGCGCGTGGACGCGGGTATCGAGATAGGCCGCCGTCATGAAGCTCTTCAGCGGCTTGCCGAGCGCCGCCTCATGGGCGCGGGCGAGCACGGCCTCCGCCTCGCTGCCGGGCTCCAGCACATAGCCCTCAGCCCAGAAGCCGTTGAAGGTCACCTTCGGCGGATTGTTCGCCAGGAAGGAATCGCCGCGAGCAGCCTCGCGGATGCAATCCTCGATGCGCTGCGCCGTCTCCTTGGCGGTAACGCCCGGATAGAGCCCGACGCGGCAATCGACACGGCACCAGCACGGCACGGACGAGGCCCAGTCGCCGCCCTCGATCTTGCCGATGTTCAGGTTGATCGGATGCGGATCATCCTCGAAATGCTCGCGGCCGGCCTTCTCGAGATTGAACTGCTCCTCGAGCTTGCGCAAAGCCGCGACGACCCGATAGGCGGCGTCGATCGCGTTGGCGCCGGTGCCCATCTCGCGGACATGGGCGGGGATGCCGCGCACCTCGAACTGGAACCAGAGCACGCCAGCATTGGCGCGCGCCAGCATCTCGTATTCCGGCTCGGGGATCAGCGCGGCCTCGGCGCGGTAGCCGCGCAAATGCGTCATCAGCGCGCCGTTGCCGGTCGATTCCTCCTCGACGACGGATTCGACATAGACCGTCGCCGCCGGCTGCATGCCGATGCGGCGGAGCGCATCGAGGCAGAAGAGATTGGCGGCGGACCCCGCCTTCATGTCGGCGCTGCCGCGGCCATACATCCAGTCGCCCTCGATCACGGGGTCGAAGGGCGCGTGCTTCCATTGATCGACGGGGCCGGCCGGGACAACGTCGACATGCGCCTGCAGGATCAGCGAGCGGCCCTTCTCCTCGCGGGGACGATGGATGCCGACGACGATCGGGGCTTCGGAATGCGTGTCGGAGAAGGGCGCGCCGCCGGGATGGGCCGCGATTGCCTCCTTGTCCATGACGAAGCGATCCATGGTGAAGCCGCGTTGCTTCATCGCGCGGAAGATGAAGTCCTGGACCGTGTGCTCCTGCCCGCGTGTCGAAGCGAAGCGGACGAGTTCCTGCGTATAGGCCACCTGCTCGTCGAAGCCCACCTCGACGGCGGCAAGGATTTTTTCGCGCAGGGCGGGATCGAGAGGCATGGGCATTCCTATGCAGCGTCATGCTCGGGCTTGAGCCCTGAGCATCTCGGAAACCAGTGTCATCTCGTCACGAAATTCTCGGGTCGAAGCTTCGCTTCGCCCGAGAATGACGGCGAGACCCCTATTAGTGCCCGAAGCGCCCGCCGCCCGGCACCGCCGCCAAGAGCTGCCGCGTATACGCGTGCTGCGGGTCGGCGAAGATCGCGGCCGTCGGCCCACTCTCGACGATGCGCCCGCGCTGCATCACGGCGATGCGGTCGCAGATCTGCGCGGCGACGCGCAAATCATGCGTGACGAAGAGGATGGCAAGGCCAAGCCGGCTCTGGATGTCCTTGATCAGCTTCAGGATCTGCGCCTGCACGGAAACGTCGAGCGCCGAGACCGCCTCGTCCGCGACGAGCACGTCCGGTTCGAGCGCCAGCGCCCTCGCGATGCCGACGCGCTGGCGCTGGCCGCCGGAGAATTCATGCGGGTAGCGGTCGATGGCGTTGGCGGAAAGGCCGACGAGTTCCAGCAACTCCTTCGCCCGCGCCAGCGCTTCCTTGCGTGGCGTGCCATGAGCGACGGGACCGTCCGAGATGATGCGGCCGACCGTCTGGCGCGGGTTGAGCGACGCGAAGGGGTCCTGGAAGACCATCTGGATGCGCTTGCGCTGGCGGCGCAGTTCGGCGGGCTTCAGTTCGGAGAGCACGAGATCACCGAGTGCGATGCGGCCTCGATCGGGCTCGATCAGGCGCAGGCAGCAGCGCCCGACCGTCGACTTGCCCGAGCCGGACTCGCCGACGAGGCCGAGCGTCTCGCCGCGGACGAGCGCGAAGGAGATGTCGTCGGCCGCCTTGACCTCGCGTGCGACGCCGAAAAGCGAGCGCTTGCGATAGGTCTTGCCGAGCCCCTCGACGCTGATCACCGGCGCGGTATCCGGTAGTGGCGGAAGGATGGCCGGTGTCAGGGACGGCACCGCGGCGAGCAGCTTCTGCGTATAGGGATGGGCGGGCGAGCCGAGCACCTGATCGGCGGTGCCCTCCTCGACCAGAACGCCCTTTTCCAACACGGCGATGCGGTCGGCGATCTCGGCGACCACGCCCATGTCATGGGTGATGAAGAGCACGGCCGTGCCGTGGCGATGGCGCAGGTTGTCGATCAGCTTGAGGATCTGCGCCTGGGTGGTGACGTCGAGCGCGGTCGTCGGCTCATCGGCGATCAGGAGCTTGGGTTCGAGCGCGAGCGCCATCGCGATCATCACGCGCTGGCGCTGGCCGCCGGAGAGCTCGTGCGGATAGGCCTTGGCGAGGCGCGGCGGGTCGGGCAGGCCGACCTCGGTCAGGAGCTCTATGGCACGGGCGCGGCGCGTCGCCTTGTCGTGCAGGCCATGGGCCTCGAAGGTCTCGACGATCTGGTCGGAGATGCGCATGACCGGATTGAGCGAGGTCATCGGCTCCTGGAAGATCATGCCGACCTCGCGGCCGCGCACATCCTGCATCGCCTGTTCGTCGAGGGCGAGGAGATCGCGGCCCGCGAGCCTGATCGCACCGGCGACCGGCTTCACCGCCTTGGGCAAGAGGCCCATGACGGCATGGGCGATCATCGACTTGCCGGAGCCAGATTCGCCGACGACGCAGAGCGTCTCGCCGGGCTGGATGGCGAGCGTGACCTTTTCGACCGCGTTGGCGCGGTCTGCCATCGCC encodes:
- a CDS encoding Acetylornithine deacetylase, coding for MPLDPALREKILAAVEVGFDEQVAYTQELVRFASTRGQEHTVQDFIFRAMKQRGFTMDRFVMDKEAIAAHPGGAPFSDTHSEAPIVVGIHRPREEKGRSLILQAHVDVVPAGPVDQWKHAPFDPVIEGDWMYGRGSADMKAGSAANLFCLDALRRIGMQPAATVYVESVVEEESTGNGALMTHLRGYRAEAALIPEPEYEMLARANAGVLWFQFEVRGIPAHVREMGTGANAIDAAYRVVAALRKLEEQFNLEKAGREHFEDDPHPINLNIGKIEGGDWASSVPCWCRVDCRVGLYPGVTAKETAQRIEDCIREAARGDSFLANNPPKVTFNGFWAEGYVLEPGSEAEAVLARAHEAALGKPLKSFMTAAYLDTRVHALYDKIPALCYGPMGENIHAFDERVSLASVKRITGAMALFVAEWCGLESIEG
- the gsiA gene encoding Glutathione import ATP-binding protein GsiA, which gives rise to MMARMTAPALSIEGLTLALPAMADRANAVEKVTLAIQPGETLCVVGESGSGKSMIAHAVMGLLPKAVKPVAGAIRLAGRDLLALDEQAMQDVRGREVGMIFQEPMTSLNPVMRISDQIVETFEAHGLHDKATRRARAIELLTEVGLPDPPRLAKAYPHELSGGQRQRVMIAMALALEPKLLIADEPTTALDVTTQAQILKLIDNLRHRHGTAVLFITHDMGVVAEIADRIAVLEKGVLVEEGTADQVLGSPAHPYTQKLLAAVPSLTPAILPPLPDTAPVISVEGLGKTYRKRSLFGVAREVKAADDISFALVRGETLGLVGESGSGKSTVGRCCLRLIEPDRGRIALGDLVLSELKPAELRRQRKRIQMVFQDPFASLNPRQTVGRIISDGPVAHGTPRKEALARAKELLELVGLSANAIDRYPHEFSGGQRQRVGIARALALEPDVLVADEAVSALDVSVQAQILKLIKDIQSRLGLAILFVTHDLRVAAQICDRIAVMQRGRIVESGPTAAIFADPQHAYTRQLLAAVPGGGRFGH